ACTGAACAAGTTTCTGGTCCTGATAATGGAGGATACTTGATTACAATAAAATACAGAGCAAATGAGAACTTAACTCGTGGTTTAATAAAGACAGGAATAATTATTGATGGAATGAACCTTATTAAGAAACTATATCATGAACCAGGATGTTCACAGGTTAAGGTATATGTGCTAATACCATACTTGACTCTTGTTGACAAATATGGCAAGAAAAGTGAAGAGCAAATTGGAGGAATTGTTCTACGGCGTGCTGTCGCTGACAGAATAAACTTGGAGAATATTTTTCAAGACCGATTTGAGCAGATTCTACAAAGCGATGGGCAACTTTGGCTTCACCCTGCTATAACAAAATGATGCTTGCACTTCATCTAACACAGCATAAAAGATTCGTGCCTTCCGCTACTCACCCAAATTCTTCGCTAATGCTAAGGACTTCTTTTATGCTGAAACCATTAAGCGACATTACCGCTGAAAGGAGAGAATGAAATGGAAAAAAGGGACAGGTTTTATTTAATTTCCCACGGTGGAATGCTGGATCCATTCTGGCAACCTGTAAAGAAAGGAATGGAAACTGCTGCAAAACTTCTTGACCTAAAAGCGACTTATTTGGGTCCAGAGGAAAAATATTCTGTTCAGGCGCTAATTAATAACGTGAACGAAGCAATAGCTGCCAAGCCGGATGGTATAGCTGTCACCATAACAAATGCAGAGATCCTTGACGAACCTCTCAGAGAAGCTATTAAAAATAATATTCCTATAATAGCTATCAACGTCCCAGATTTCAGACCCATCGGGAAGAGGATACCATATCTCTTCTATATAGGGATGGATGAATATGTCTGTGGAAGGCGTTTGGCAGAACGAGTGCTCAGTGAAAAAGAATTTATGCCGACACGTGCGGTAGTCACTATACATGAAGAAGGCCATATCGGCCTTGAGAAAAGAGTTAAAGGCATTAAAGATATTTTTAGAAGAAAAAACATACCAGTAGACACATTTTATATCACTACAGATACGGAATTGGCAACCAAAAAATTCTGTGAATACATGGAAAAACATCCGAAAAGCAATATTATCTTTACACTTGGACCACTTGGTACTATACCAGCTCTCAATTTCTTAGAAAAAGAAAAATTATTTGGCAAGATAAAGATGGCTACTGTAGATCGTTTGCCGAATACTACCGATGACATCAAGAAAGGTAAAATATTATGCACAGCTGAACAGGGACCATATTTACAAGGCTTTATGCCTATACTATGGTTTGACCAGTATTATAAGAACCGTAACGTTTCATATGAGGATATCCTTTTGGGTCCAACTATTGTGGACAAATATAATA
This genomic stretch from Elusimicrobiota bacterium harbors:
- a CDS encoding sugar ABC transporter substrate-binding protein — translated: MEKRDRFYLISHGGMLDPFWQPVKKGMETAAKLLDLKATYLGPEEKYSVQALINNVNEAIAAKPDGIAVTITNAEILDEPLREAIKNNIPIIAINVPDFRPIGKRIPYLFYIGMDEYVCGRRLAERVLSEKEFMPTRAVVTIHEEGHIGLEKRVKGIKDIFRRKNIPVDTFYITTDTELATKKFCEYMEKHPKSNIIFTLGPLGTIPALNFLEKEKLFGKIKMATVDRLPNTTDDIKKGKILCTAEQGPYLQGFMPILWFDQYYKNRNVSYEDILLGPTIVDKYNIDYVEEMEKLIEERSYESLDYLQKKKFKNILKNVWNNFSKNKDDVLNALDIFKTIISFVNLFIKVS